CGGTTAGATGCGTTAATTACCGTGCAGAACATCCATCCTTTTGATTGCTCCCGTATCGGTGATTAGCATCGCGACCTTAGACGACTACTTCTCCATGCTGGAGGTCAGTTTCGCCTGATAACGCGCCCCCCTTCTCTCACAGCACGGCCATGGTGGCGGTCGGAAGGGTGAGGATGTTCCGTCCATCTTCCAACCGGTACCGGATGGCGGGAATCAGTTGCTTCACAAAGAACACCCCCGGTCCGCCGATGTTCCTCTCCGCAATGTTATTTGTATATTGTCAAAACCTAACACCGATGAACGATGGTCAGTTATTCCATTGACATGCAGGGCACATTGACATACAAGAAAGCTACCCAATCATCCTTTTTCTGTTATAGGGCAGAGAAAAAAAGGCCCACAATATGACTGAACCCCGCCGACTTTTGACCTTTGAGTTCCTGGGTCTGTGTTTCGTAACATTCGTGGCCTACTGCAATATCTCGGTCTTCTACAACCTGTTCAATTATCTGCGGACGCTCGGGATACCGGCCGACCTGTGTGGGCTGGTGATCGGCGCCTACTCGCTCACCGCCATGTTCCTCTACCTGCTGGTGAGCCCCTTTCTTACCCCTGCCAACGCGCCGCGGACAATGCTGGCGGGGATGGCAGGGCTGGCCATCTGCGGCTTTTGTTATTTTTTTGTCCAGTCCTTTTGGGGTTTACTCGTCTTGCGCATGTTGAACGGTCTCGGGCAGTTTCTCCTGGGAGCCGGAACGATGGCGCTTTTCGTGTCCTTCATTCCCAAGGAGAAAAGTGGGCAAGCCTTTGCCATCTACTCCGTGGCCATGCTGTTGCCCTTCGGGACGGTGCCGGCAGTAATGGATGCGCTGACCTTTTTTATCCCAACTCCTCCGCACGGTTATGCGGGGGCTACTGTGATGCTGCTGCCGGCGGCGTGGGTTACCTGGCAGATCCGTCGCCGCCACCGTGAGCAGACGGACGAGGCGGAAAGTACGCATTTCCCTGGCTGGGCAGCCATCCGCGCCAATATAACGCAACTGCCGGTGGCGCTTCTGCTGCTCCTGCACCTCGTCTACATGATGAACTGGAGCAGTATATTCTTTTTATTCAAGGGGTTTGCCGATCAGCAGGGTATCATCAACGTGGGGTCCTTTTTCTCGGTGCAGATGGGTGTGATGATTGTCCTCCGCCTGCTGGCAGGGCGACTTTTCGATGCCGTTGACAAGGCCTGGATGCTGGCGGCCACCTTTGCCATTATCGCCCTGGGACATCTGGGGCTGTACCACCTGCCGGGGGCCTGGGCGATCTCTCTGGTGGCGCTAATATTTGGCGCGGGTATGGGAATGGGGAACCCGAGTTTAAACGGCTTGATGCTGGAGGTTTCCGCCCCCCGGCTTCGCCCTTTTAATGCCAACCTGATGCTCTTCGCCGTTCAGGCGGCATATTTCCTCGGCCCCGTACTGGGCGGCGCCCTGGTGGGTCGGTGGGGCTACCATGGCTACTTTCTGTTCAACATCGGGCTGGCGCTGGCGGCCATGCTGCTCGTCGCCGCGCTGGCCGGCAAACATCGCTTGAGAGCGATTGGCGATCCCTCTTGACAAAACAGGGCCTCTGGCCTTAAACTCCTAGAAAACTGGAGGATTGTCATGGATTTTCAGGAATTGATCGGCAAGAGATACAGTGTGCGGGCCTATAAGCCCGATCCG
The window above is part of the Deltaproteobacteria bacterium genome. Proteins encoded here:
- a CDS encoding MFS transporter, producing the protein MTEPRRLLTFEFLGLCFVTFVAYCNISVFYNLFNYLRTLGIPADLCGLVIGAYSLTAMFLYLLVSPFLTPANAPRTMLAGMAGLAICGFCYFFVQSFWGLLVLRMLNGLGQFLLGAGTMALFVSFIPKEKSGQAFAIYSVAMLLPFGTVPAVMDALTFFIPTPPHGYAGATVMLLPAAWVTWQIRRRHREQTDEAESTHFPGWAAIRANITQLPVALLLLLHLVYMMNWSSIFFLFKGFADQQGIINVGSFFSVQMGVMIVLRLLAGRLFDAVDKAWMLAATFAIIALGHLGLYHLPGAWAISLVALIFGAGMGMGNPSLNGLMLEVSAPRLRPFNANLMLFAVQAAYFLGPVLGGALVGRWGYHGYFLFNIGLALAAMLLVAALAGKHRLRAIGDPS